The following coding sequences are from one Cercospora beticola chromosome 4, complete sequence window:
- a CDS encoding uncharacterized protein (antiSMASH:Cluster_7) encodes MALTIARKRKCQSEGPTQQREPKKQRNSSGDTGSHFPFLSLPLELRDEIYRHIIISDGAATSLQKQNLVTKTGLVGVNDQICQEFLDALLFHAPVIETTVKNHNFAHVVTFLNPLSEAQFRRISSNPGSDGTSEDEMDTPAGTPRKIRITLVYSATKQSTRAQLNRWLDRFDDPDRRGKELDFEYVVDFGTYRNGGGKQRPRFRALAGEASNNEAAKILKALNKRSWYSC; translated from the coding sequence ATGGCTCTTACAATCGCTCGAAAACGCAAATGCCAATCCGAGGGCCCAACTCAACAACGCGAACCCAAAAAACAACGCAACAGTTCAGGAGATACCGGCTCGCACTTTCCCTTCCTCTCATTGCCACTCGAGCTCCGCGATGAGATCTACAGGCACATCATTATCTCCGATGGAGCAGCCACGAGTCTGCAAAAGCAAAATCTTGTAACCAAGACCGGGCTAGTAGGAGTTAACGACCAAATCTGTCAAGAATTTCTCGACGCGCTTTTGTTCCATGCGCCAGTGATCGAGACGACAGTCAAGAACCACAATTTTGCCCACGTCGTTACGTTTCTGAATCCACTGTCCGAAGCACAGTTCCGACGTATCTCGTCGAACCCCGGGAGTGATGGCACATCGGAGGATGAAATGGACACACCAGCCGGAACTCCACGCAAAATTCGCATCACGCTGGTGTATTCTGCTACCAAGCAGAGTACTAGAGCGCAGTTGAACCGCTGGCTTGATAGATTTGATGACCCGGATCGGAGAGGAAAGGAACTCGATTTCGAGTATGTGGTCGACTTTGGGACCTACAGAAATGGAGGAGGCAAGCAGCGACCAAGATTCAGGGCGCTGGCTGGAGAGGCGAGCAATAACGAAGCAGCGAAGATTCTCAAGGCGCTGAACAAGAGGTCCTGGTACAGCTGTTAA
- a CDS encoding uncharacterized protein (antiSMASH:Cluster_7~BUSCO:EOG09260DUW): protein MPSFAIEVPGEAAPLFEGVLFNTLRSAASSDPTQIQTGTKQLARWEKEAGFYRHLQSAYLTPQLPVEVRYLAIIQLKNGIDKYWRRTATNAVSKEDKEAIRSRLPESVLTQQDNRLALQAALVVAKIARYEYPADWPDAVSIFVSAIRQADASPIQLARSLLTLLHIVKELSTGRLQRTRQYLQAATPEIVSVVGNVYARLVQSWQSAMNLDEMQQSLLAIKLLRRLLVSGYEHPNRDSDVVAFWNLSLEQLGTFLPIITAANPQISGDALRLVGRHAVQLAKLHHEMAKSQPAAFILLPNSLQLTQHYWGLIKELGNVFGSKEAVASALSSKIGSDGDAADDKPFMEKIALKGLLIIRACAKMVHSPALTFKYRTPEDKEEKNRATDVIKETLLTQDFVREAMEIMVTKFFVFRESDLREWLEEPEEWEKREEGDGEDWEFSVRSCSEKLFLDLAINYKEIIVAPLLNVFYSVANPENDNVLFKDSVYTAIGLAASVVHQELDFDAFIRDVLVQEVQKQAPGYNILRRRAAILLGQWISVKVSDASRPLVYQIFQHLLNHGDELNDEVVRVTAGRQFANIANDWEFKAEAFLPYAQTILTQLMTLIGEVELTETKMALLNTISVVVERLDIHVVPYADRIVTLLPPLWDQSGEEHLMKQSILTILARLVNAMRAESLPLHAMVVPIIRGAVEPGSETQVYLLEDALELWHAVLTQTPDGSASPELLDLVQYLYQIFELGSENLRKALEIAESYVLAAPQHMLSDPVRSDMFRALAALLGGLKADANGRVCNVIETSLRLVQRQDVASSLPLGQFTNASYLVTYTLASATDPENGNFGFFSKLLQGLHGSWTAHCSTGPNAQEAPVDGIVETDYFAIFARAILGSLEGFVPTLQAVASGTLNQPDLSATLKWLLEEWTSHFENIGDPSRKKLMCLALTKLLETNLPVVLENLQSLMTIWTSMLLELREDEADIGSDTLVWKDNAANEEYGPETPEDARRRVLTTGDEVHTVNLPQFIRHYLQKAIEACGGHAQFQELWLVNVDKEVVKAFGELGIM from the coding sequence ATGCCGTCTTTCGCCATTGAAGTGCCTGGCGAGGCGGCACCGCTGTTCGAAGGCGTTCTCTTCAACACATTGCGATCAGCCGCGTCATCAGATCCCACCCAAATTCAGACTGGAACAAAACAGCTCGCGCGATGGGAGAAGGAGGCGGGTTTCTACAGGCATCTCCAAAGCGCGTATCTGACTCCGCAACTACCAGTCGAGGTCCGATACTTGGCCATAATTCAACTCAAAAATGGAATCGACAAGTACTGGCGAAGAACAGCCACGAACGCAGTTTCTAAAGAGGACAAAGAAGCCATCCGCTCCAGACTGCCCGAGTCCGTTCTCACGCAGCAAGATAATCGCCTCGCACTGCAAGCTGCGTTAGTGGTGGCCAAGATCGCCAGGTATGAGTATCCCGCGGACTGGCCAGACGCAGTATCCATCTTCGTCTCGGCGATCCGCCAAGCAGATGCATCTCCGATACAACTCGCACGATCACTGCTCACACTGCTTCACATTGTCAAGGAGTTGTCCACTGGAAGGTTGCAGCGCACCAGACAGTATCTGCAAGCAGCTACGCCAGAGATTGTGTCAGTTGTGGGTAATGTCTACGCTCGCTTGGTGCAGTCATGGCAGAGCGCGATGAACCTAGACGAGATGCAGCAAAGTCTGCTCGCCATCAAACTGTTGCGCCGACTGCTTGTGTCAGGATATGAGCATCCAAATCGAGACTCGGATGTTGTCGCGTTCTGGAACTTGTCGCTTGAACAGCTTGGCACTTTCCTGCCCATCATTACTGCAGCCAATCCTCAGATTTCAGGAGACGCTCTGCGCTTGGTAGGTCGTCACGCTGTTCAGCTTGCTAAATTGCATCATGAGATGGCCAAGAGTCAACCAGCGGCTTTCATCTTGTTACCCAACTCGTTGCAGCTGACACAGCACTACTGGGGCTTGATCAAAGAACTCGGCAACGTCTTCGGCTCTAAGGAGGCCGTTGCTTCTGCTCTGTCTTCTAAGATCGGCTCCGACGGCGACGCCGCGGATGACAAGCCGTTCATGGAGAAGATTGCCCTGAAAGGTCTGCTCATCATCCGCGCATGTGCCAAAATGGTGCACAGCCCCGCGTTGACGTTCAAGTATCGCACACCAGAGGacaaagaggagaagaataGGGCGACCGATGTCATCAAGGAGACGCTTCTCACACAGGACTTTGTGCGAGAGGCAATGGAAATTATGGTCACCaaattcttcgtcttcagagAGAGTGACCTTCGCGAATGGCTGGAAGAGCCCGAGGAGTGGGAGAAGCGTGAAGAAGGGGATGGCGAAGACTGGGAGTTTTCAGTACGATCTTGCTCTGAAAAGCTGTTCCTGGATCTCGCCATCAACTACAAGGAAATAATCGTCGCACCTCTCCTAAATGTGTTCTACTCAGTGGCCAATCCTGAGAACGATAACGTCTTGTTCAAGGACTCCGTGTACACCGCAATCGGGTTGGCAGCATCCGTCGTGCACCAGGAGCTGGACTTTGATGCTTTTATCAGAGACGTGCTTGTTCAGGAAGTGCAGAAGCAAGCTCCTGGCTACAACATACTCCGACGAAGAGCAGCCATCCTGCTTGGACAATGGATCTCAGTCAAGGTGTCCGATGCGAGCCGACCGCTCGTGTATCAGATTTTCCAACATCTACTGAATCACGGAGACGAACTAAATGACGAAGTCGTGCGAGTGACTGCTGGCAGACAATTCGCCAACATTGCCAATGACTGGGAGTTCAAAGCAGAGGCATTCTTGCCATACGCTCAAACAATATTGACACAGCTCATGACTCTCATCGGAGAAGTGGAGCTGACAGAGACCAAGATGGCACTCCTCAATACGATTAGTGTCGTTGTTGAAAGATTGGACATCCACGTCGTTCCATACGCCGATCGCATCGTGACCTTGTTGCCGCCACTATGGGATCAATCTGGAGAGGAGCACCTGATGAAACAATCCATTCTGACGATCTTGGCCCGTCTAGTCAACGCAATGAGAGCAGAATCACTGCCTCTGCACGCAATGGTCGTTCCAATCATCAGAGGTGCAGTAGAACCTGGATCGGAGACGCAAGTCTATCTTCTTGAAGATGCCCTCGAGCTGTGGCACGCCGTCCTAACCCAAACACCCGACGGATCTGCTTCTCCCGAGTTGCTCGATCTCGTACAGTACCTCTACCAGATCTTCGAGCTTGGGTCCGAGAATCTCCGGAAGGCATTGGAGATCGCCGAATCCTACGTGCTTGCAGCACCACAGCACATGCTTTCAGATCCTGTCCGCTCAGATATGTTCCGTGCGCTTGCGGCCCTACTTGGTGGTCTCAAAGCTGACGCAAACGGGAGAGTGTGCAATGTGATCGAGACCAGCCTACGGCTCGTCCAAAGACAGGATGTAGCATCATCACTACCTCTTGGCCAGTTCACCAACGCTTCGTACCTTGTCACCTATACATTGGCATCCGCCACCGATCCCGAGAACGGCaacttcggcttcttctccaaACTTCTTCAAGGCCTTCATGGAAGCTGGACCGCGCACTGTAGCACCGGACCCAATGCTCAAGAGGCTCCCGTAGACGGGATCGTCGAAACCGACTActtcgccatcttcgccCGAGCCATTCTCGGCTCTCTCGAAGGCTTCGTACCGACCCTCCAAGCCGTCGCATCAGGCACACTTAATCAACCTGACCTGTCCGCAACACTTAAATGGCTTCTCGAAGAATGGACCTCACATTTCGAAAACATCGGTGACCCATCACGAAAGAAGCTGATGTGTTTGGCACTCACCAAACTGCTCGAAACAAATCTGCCCGTCGTGCTCGAGAACTTACAATCGCTCATGACAATTTGGACGAGTATGCTTCTTGAATTgagagaagacgaagcagaTATTGGCAGTGATACTCTCGTTTGGAAAGACAATGCCGCAAATGAAGAGTACGGCCCCGAAACGCCAGAAGATGCGAGAAGAAGGGTCTTGACGACGGGAGATGAGGTGCATACAGTCAATTTGCCGCAATTCATCCGGCATTACTTGCAAAAAGCGATTGAGGCATGTGGAGGACATGCACAGTTCCAAGAATTGTGGTTGGTGAACGTTGACAAAGAGGTTGTGAAGGCCTTTGGTGAGTTAGGCATTATGTAG
- a CDS encoding uncharacterized protein (antiSMASH:Cluster_7), giving the protein MACLVVKGAVNRQGTPVDSCVRAICLRQIESVDTSEDKSQEDSNSDGSGPNDDEAGIAELTATPRTSARDKSRARKATTPAEYHAAADDPRTVGTTANKRGRDLSASAFDSTADAPAKPRAKRRHPRKPAGDVTM; this is encoded by the exons ATGGCATGTCTTGTTGTCAAAGGTGCAGTCAATCGCCAGGGCACACCTGTCGACAGCTGTGTGAGGGCCATC TGCCTCAGGCAAATCGAGAGCGTTGACACTAGTGAGGATAAGAGCCAGGAAgacagcaacagcgacgGGAGTGGGCCGAACGATGATGAGGCTGGCATTGCGGAACTCACTGCCACTCCGAGGACCAGCGCCCGTGACAAATCGAGGGCCAGAAAGGCCACCACTCCTGCTGAGTACCACGCTGCGGCCGATGATCCCAGGACCGTTGGCACCACTGCAAACAAACGTGGCAGAGATCTCTCAGCCTCAGCATTCGACTCGACAGCAGACGCACCTGCGAAGCCACGTGCGAAGAGAAGGCATCCCAGAAAGCCGGCCGGCGATGTCACAATGTAA
- a CDS encoding uncharacterized protein (antiSMASH:Cluster_7), with translation MQNKSLMREHEDRALIAAKKTHFPQEGRRFDIVHLDKVRTAGVSSSCSWKEDYHLSTISTLVEPFLNGSNSQGLQTEEMRQATEIQRATCDYLYVVMFRLYYLEGKDVCKAGDLCGDHAKLKSPLAKKHRQLCEHKFLRLCGATMYYRVWKFENWKEPVYDLFRTVPMDAETMDAETKDEIGLSLISWTHPKIIRGCEG, from the exons ATGCAGAACAAGAGCTTGATGCGAGAACACGAGGATCGCGCCCTCATCGCGGCCAAGAAAACTCATTTTCCCCAGGAGGGTCGACGGTTCGACATCGTTCATTTGGACAAAGTCCGCACAGCAGGCGTCAGTTCTTCATGTTCTTGGAAGGAAGACTATCATTTGAGCACAATCAGCACACTGGTCGAGCCCTTCCTGAATGGATCAAATTCCCAGGGTCTCCAGACGGAGGAAATGCGTCAGGCGACCGAGATCCAGCGTGCTACGTGTGACTACCTGTACGTGGTAATGTTCAGGTTGTATTATCTCGAGGGCAAGGACGTCTG CAAGGCAGGGGACCTCTGCGGCGACCATGCGAAACTAAAGTCGCCGCTGGCAAAGAAACATCGCCAGCTCTGCGAGCACAAGTTCTTGCGCCTGTGTGGAGCCACGATGTACTATCGTGTGTGGAAGTTTGAGAACTGGAA GGAACCAGTCTACGATCTGTTCAGGACTGTGCCAATGGACGCTGAGACCATGGACGCTGAGACCAAGGACGAGATTGGGCTGTCTCTGATTTCATGGACACACCCGAAAATCATTCGAGGCTGCGAGGGATGA
- a CDS encoding uncharacterized protein (antiSMASH:Cluster_7) has translation MGKHRKAVPSVASSAISSAISSRMTSAAPSRASSPRPAIKPFRFFDLPAELRIRVYEQLLCTRKPLDLDPSNYRLVHPRLSIFLVSRRMYEEAYQIFYGQTIRLFPHPYHGKFFNTKKPLLQRLPVKYREVITSIELLLGPGWHKPPRCHNVLPALGLRDCISLRTLKIWVDCDPTDSIFNGFRGPNATEDTYVWFCVDMLHGILEQVPSMETVQIDHDERVKKQSPLTAALKRKVEEFHKRFGWGPCRNAIKDKDVVDIPGLEKAMASMGISNVNEPPRVVEILA, from the exons ATGGGCAAGCATCGGAAAGCGGTGCCCTCTGTGGCATCCAGCGCCATATCATCCGCCATCTCTTCGCGTATGACATCCGCAGCTCCATCCCGAGCTTCTTCGCCACGCCCGGCGATCAAGCCGTTCCGCTTCTTCGATCTGCCAGCCGAGCTGCGGATCCGAGTCTATGAGCAGTTGCTGTGCACCAGAAAGCCATTGGATCTTG ACCCTAGCAATTACCGTCTCGTCCACCCACGACTCtcgatcttcctcgtctcaCGCCGCATGTACGAAGAAGCTTACCAGATCTTCTACGGCCAGACGATCCGCCTCTTCCCACATCCATACCACGGCAAGTTCTTCAACACGAAGAAGCCGCTACTTCAGCGATTGCCAGTGAAGTACCGGGAGGTCATCACGAGCATCGAGCTCCTGTTAGGACCTGGCTGGCACAAGCCGCCGCGCTGCCATAATGTGCTCCCGGCACTTGGATTACGCGATTGCATCAGCCTACGAACCTTGAAGATCTGGGTGGATTGCGACCCTACTGATAGCATTTTCAATGGCTTCCGCGGCCCGAACGCGACCGAGGATACATATGTCTGGTTCTGCGTGGACATGCTACACGGCATTCTCGAGCAGGTCCCTAGTATGGAGACTGTTCAGATTGATCACGATGAGCGAGTCAAGAAGCAGTCGCCATTGACGGCAGCTCTAAAGAGAAAGGTGGAAGAGTTTCACAAGAGATTCGGTTGGGGACCTTGCAGAAATGCGATCAAGGACAAAGATGTGGTTGATATACCAGGGCTGGAGAAGGCTATGGCGAGTATGGGCATCTCCAATGTCAACGAACCACCAAGAGTTGTTGAGATCCTGGCATAG
- a CDS encoding uncharacterized protein (antiSMASH:Cluster_7~SMCOG1040:alcohol dehydrogenase) encodes MAGSTDYSFEGWMGLDKSSAEGNMVWQKFPNPKTWEETDVDIEISHCGICGSDIHTLRSGWGPTLYPVCVGHEIVGKAVRVGSKVPASRNIKVGDRVGVGAQALSCLKPDCEECEAGLEPYCRHNIGTFGSKYPDGSISYGGYADYNRTDSRFVFRIPDGIESADAAPMLCGGITVYSPLKQNGCGPGKRVGIIGVGGLGHFGVLFAKAMGASKVVGISRRADKRDDVLKMGADEYIATEEDKDWNKKHARSLDLIVCTVSSPSMPLSKYLQLLRTKGEFIQVGAPEDKLPDMNAFAFIGKGVKLGGSMIGSPAEIEEMLQLAADKNIKPWINKVPMKDANKAIVDMEAGKARYRITLVNEKHAS; translated from the exons ATGGCCGGCTCCACGGATTACAGCTTCGAAGGTTGGATGGGCCTTGACAAGTCCTCTGCTGAGGGCAACATGGTCTGGCAAAAGTTCCCGAACCCCAAGACCTGGGAGGAAACGGATGTTGATATCGAGATCTCGCATTGTGGAATTTGTGGAAGTGATATCCACACACTGCGGTCCGGCTGGGGTCCAACTCTCTATCC AGTCTGCGTCGGCCATGAAATCGTCGGCAAAGCCGTCCGTGTTGGATCGAAAGTCCCAGCGAGCAGAAACATCAAAGTTGGTGATCGCGTGGGTGTAGGAGCTCAAGCTCTTTCGTGCCTGAAGCCCGATTGCGAAGAGTGCGAGGCTGGTCTTGAGCCTTACTGTCGGCACAATATTGGTACTTTTGGCTCCAAGTATCCTGACGGCTCAATCAGCTATGGTGGCTACGCGGACTACAACCGGACGGACTCTCGCTTCGTCTTTCGCATCCCAGATGGAATAGAATCGGCGGACGCCGCTCCCATGCTGTGCGGAGGTATTACGGTGTACAGTCCATTGAAGCAGAATGGTTGTGGACCCGGGAAGAGG GTCGGCATTATCGGTGTCGGAGGTCTAGGACACTTTGGTGTCCTGTTCGCAAAAGCCATGGGCGCCTCGAAGGTCGTCGGGATCTCTCGAAGAGCCGATAAGAGGGACGATGTGCTAAAAATGGGAGCTGACGAGTACATCGCCACCGAAGAGGATAAAGACTGGAACAAGAAGCATGCTCGATCGCTGGATCTGATCGTCTGCACTGTTTCTTCTCCGTCGATGCCGTTGTCGAAGTACTTGCAGCTTCTCCGCACCAAGGGCGAGTTCATCCAGGTCGGGGCGCCGGAGGACAAGTTGCCTGATATGAA TGCTTTTGCTTTCATCGGCAAGGGTGTCAAGCTGGGTGGCAGCATGATCGGTTCTCCGGCAGAAATTGAAGAAATGCTTCAACTTGCCGCGGACAAGAACATTAAGCCTTGGATCAACAAGGTGCCCATGAAGGATGCCAACAAGGCAATTGTCGATATGGAGGCTGGAAAGGCGAGGTACAGAATTACCTTGGTCAACGAAAAGCATGCTTCCTAA
- a CDS encoding uncharacterized protein (antiSMASH:Cluster_7~SMCOG1030:serine/threonine protein kinase) has product MNVIAPPVTMNPTLQRTCPRIFVASHSSQVAKRLPRPVYHSIVRSTRRILSPVTCGTSIRRTATTKTKLTEQPFEEERLPGYSHEQFYPIHIGDTLKSRYVVVGKLGYGANSTVWLCRDKTNDEFVAIKVYVKTSQQYVHLEQLAYDHLSSIRSSHPGRLGIRDLLDWFYLPATDGSRHYCLVHEPLHTTLFNLQRFGGSPRPFPEDLVKGAISSLLETLDFLHTEASLTHCDIKLSNIMLEIEDTSVHSTFAENERTDPVPRKVIDERRTIYGSRKLPHPQGHAFGRPILCDFGEARIGSTFPYTELQPEVYKAPEILLQLPWDHKVDIWNTACVAWDMLQVSHLFDGHDEEGYHNNRVDIGEMVGLLGHPPMEMQRQSVHSSKVLDEQGKWKNDPPLSPDTFEDRLTCLSGQSKAEFLSFLRAMLKWQPRDRKTARELLQHPWLTGHT; this is encoded by the exons ATGAATGTCATAGCGCCGCCCGTGACGATGAACCCGACTTTACAGAGAACGTGTCCGCGTATATTTGTCGCTTCACACTCTTCGCAAGTCGCCAAACGCTTGCCCCGGCCGGTCTACCACAGTATTGTGCGGAGCACTCGCCGGATTCTCTCTCCTGTCACTTGTGGAACGAGCATACGAAGAACTGCTACGACCAAAACCAAGCTGACGGAACAGCCTTTTGAGGAGGAGAGGCTGCCTGGGTACAGCCACGAACAGTTCTACCCCATACACATCGGGGATACTCTAAAGTCACGATATGTTGTGGTGGGCAAGCTGGGATACGGAGCTAATTCTACTGTCTGGCTCTGTCGAGATAAGAC CAACGACGAGTTTGTCGCAATCAAAGTTTACGTCAAGACTTCACAACAATATGTCCAtctcgagcagctggcgTACGACCACTTGAGTTCAATACGATCTTCCCACCCTGGCCGACTCGGCATTCGAGATCTGCTGGACTGGTTTTATCTACCTGCTACAGATGGCTCCAGGCATTACTGTCTCGTCCACGAGCCTTTACACACGACCCTGTTCAACCTCCAGAGATTCGGAGGATCGCCACGGCCATTCCCTGAAGACCTTGTCAAGGGCGCAATCTCCTCTTTGCTGGAGACTCTGGACTTTCTTCATACCGAGGCCAGTCTGACGCATTGTG ACATCAAGCTGTCAAATATCATGTTGGAAATCGAAGACACCAGCGTGCATTCCACCTTCGCCGAGAATGAACGAACTGATCCTGTGCCACGCAAAGTGATCGATGAGAGGAGAACCATCTATGGTTCCCGCAAACTGCCACATCCACAAGGGCACGCTTTCGGAAGGCCAATACTTTGTGACTTCGGAGAAGCTCGAATCGGATCGACGTTCCCCTACACAGAACTCCAACCGGAGGTGTACAAAGCTCCAGAAATACTGCTTCAGTTACCTTGGGATCATAAAGTAGACATCTGGAATACGGCGTGTGTG GCGTGGGATATGCTACAAGTTTCGCATCTCTTCGACGGCCacgatgaagaaggctaTCACAATAATCGAGTAGACATCGGAGAGATGGTTGGCCTGCTAGGCCATCCGCCCATGGAAATGCAACGTCAAAGTGTCCATTCATCGAAGGTCCTTGACGAACAAG GCAAATGGAAGAATGACCCACCGCTCTCTCCAGATACCTTCGAAGACCGCTTGACATGTCTCAGTGGCCAAAGCAAAGCGGAATTCTTATCCTTCTTACGCGCTATGCTCAAATGGCAACCGCGAGATCGGAAGACTGCTCGTGAACTTCTTCAGCATCCTTGGCTGACGGGTCACACGTAG
- a CDS encoding uncharacterized protein (SMCOG1006:acyl-CoA dehydrogenase~antiSMASH:Cluster_7) encodes MGGGPALTRQEVAKHTSEEDTWLIIDHKVYDVSDFLEAHPGGEVVLRQVAGQDATEAFYNLHRQEVLTQYKSLCLGTLDGEKEEVITPQPGDLSKVPYAEPLWLNPVFKSPYYNESHRKLQKEVRKFTEQHIKPEAREKEEDGTTISQELIDKMAANNLLACRLGPGKHLVGRELFGGAVKGEDFDYFHDLIVTQEIVRTNMRGFQDGNMAGMTISLTAVHQWCKDDELRERVSKEVLSGKKKICLAVTEAFAGSDVAGLRTTCELSEDGQHYIVNGTKKWITNGVFCDYFVTACKSDKGYTVLLVERDDNVDTKLIKTSYSTAAGTTYIEFNNVKVPKRNILGPEHAGFQVIMANFNHERFMMCAMVSRWSRTVLEECLKWGHQRIVFGKPLIQQPVIRGKIAAMIAKVEACQSWIESITYQMTKMSYAEQSKQLSGPIALCKFYCTRCAHEIADDATNIFGGRGITRGGMGSVVEMFNRTNKFDAILGGAEEVLADLGVRQAMKFMPKGAKL; translated from the exons ATGGGAGGAGGTCCAGCATTGACGCGACAGGAAGTCGCCAAA CACACTTCCGAAGAAGATACTTGGCTCATCATCGACCACAAGGTCTACGACGTCTCCGATTTCCTCGAAGCCCACCCCGGAGGCGAAGTCGTCCTTCGTCAAGTCGCCGGTCAGGATGCCACCGAAGCCTTCTACAACCTTCATCGCCAGGAGGTTCTCACACAGTATAAATCGCTATGCTTGGGAACATTagatggcgagaaggaggaggttaTCACACCTCAGCCAGGCGACCTGAGCAAGGTCCCTTACGCCGAGCCATTGTGGTTGAACCCAGTTTTCAAGAGCCCTTACTACAACGAGAGCCACAGGAAATTGCAGAAGGAAGTGAGGAAATTCACCGAGCAACACATCAAGCCCGAGGCCAGAGAAAAGGAGGAAGATGGAACCACGATATCGCAAGAGCTGATCGACAAGATGGCTGCAAACAACCTTCTGGCGTGTCGACTGGGGCCTGGTAAACATTTGGTCGGCAGAGAGTTGTTCGGTGGTGCAGTCAAGGGAGAAGATTTCGATTACTTCCACGACTTGATCGTCACCCAGGAAATCGTGAGGACGAACATGCGAGGCTTCCAGGATGGAAACATGGCCGGTATGACCATCTCTTTGACTGCTGTACATCAGTGGTGTAAGGATGATGAACTCAGGGAGAGAGTTTCGAAGGAGGTGCTTtcaggaaagaagaagatctgtCTTGCTGTCACTGAGGCATTCGCCGGAAGTGACGTGGCAGGTTTGAGGACGACATGTGAGTTGAGCGAGGATGGACAGCACTACATCGTCAATGGCACGAAGAAG TGGATCACCAACGGCGTTTTCTGCGACTACTTTGTCACTGCTTGCAAGTCGGACAAGGGCTACACTGTGCTGCTCGTCGAGCGAGACGACAATGTCGACACCAAGCTGATCAAGACTTCGTACTCGACTGCTGCCGGAACGACTTACATCGAATTCAACAACGTGAAGGTACCAAAGAGGAACATCCTCGGACCTGAGCACGCCGGATTCCAAGTCATCATGGCCAACTT CAACCACGAGCGCTTCATGATGTGCGCCATGGTCTCCCGCTGGTCTCGCACCGTTCTCGAAGAGTGCCTCAAATGGGGACACCAGCGTATCGTCTTTGGCAAGCCTCTCATCCAGCAGCCAGTCATCAGAGGCAAAATTGCAGCCATGATCGCCAAAGTCGAAGCCTGCCAATCCTGGATCGAGTCTATCACATATCAAATGACCAAGATGTCTTATGCGGAGCAGTCCAAGCAGCTCAGCGGCCCTATCGCACTCTGCAAGTTCTACTGCACGCGGTGCGCTCACGAGATCGCGGACGATGCCACGAATATTTTCGGTGGAAGAGGTATCACCAGGGGCGGAATGGGAAGCGTAGTTGAGATGTTCAACCGAACGAATAAGTTTGATGCCATTTTGGGTGGTGCTGAGGAGGTTCTGGCTGATCTGGGTGTGAGGCAGGCAATGAAGTTTATGCCAAAGGGAGCGAAATTGTAA
- a CDS encoding uncharacterized protein (antiSMASH:Cluster_7) yields the protein MLSSIIFRNILAILATTSSVTAQALSSSTSFVLWPIITAGELEGRVTNWDIDRRQPLATASGSQTGGYTTDCFNRYVFTSYVGTHCYGSDQCGYRRWSVNATNPDPDCNTLVTLNAYLASMLISGPNEVDELGRRNVGWSNRDCGPEIGTPGFSIDNGGEKGIFHVRYDNPADQNDEFGTFFTCWTDGELYGPRLFYRNAAGTTPKGCAELMLVPRCADDTYAQAPLTSQCYQGGLPA from the exons ATGTTGTCCTCAATCATTTTCCGCAACATCTTGGCCATCCTGGCAACGACCAGCTCAGTCACAGCACAAGCtctctcctcatcaacgagCTTCGTGCTCTGGCCAATAATCACTGCCGGCGAACTCGAGGGTCGTGTAACAAACTGGGACATTGACAGACGACAGCCACTGGCAACAGCAAGTGGTTCCCAGACCGGAGGATACACTACTGATTGTTTCAACCGCTACGTCTTCACGAGCTATGTTGGAACTCACTGTTATGGCTCAGACCAGTGCGGCTATCGAAGATGGAGTGTGAATGCCACCAACCCTGACCCAGACTGCAACACTCTCGTCACTCTCAACGCTTATCTCGCAAGCATGCTCATTTCTGGCCCTAATGAGGTAGACGAGCTCGGCAGGAGGAACGTGGGTTGGAGTAACAGGGATTGTGGACCTGAGATCGGAACACCTGGATTCAGCATCGACAACGGTGGAGAGAAGGGCATCTTCCATGTGCGTTACGACAATCCAGCGGACCAGAACGACGAATTTGGAACGTTCTTCACTTGCTGGACGGATGGTGAGCTGTATGGCCCCAGACTCTTCTATCGCAATGCTGCGGGAACGACTCCAAAAGGATGTGCTGAGCTTATGCTTGTGCCGAGATG CGCTGATGACACTTACGCGCAAGCGCCACTCACCAGCCAATGCTACCAAGGAGGTCTTCCAGCATAA